Proteins encoded together in one Cicer arietinum cultivar CDC Frontier isolate Library 1 chromosome 4, Cicar.CDCFrontier_v2.0, whole genome shotgun sequence window:
- the LOC101491244 gene encoding uncharacterized protein isoform X1 has translation MGRAPCCDKANVKKGPWSPEEDSKLKSYIEQHGTGGNWIALPQKIGLKRCGKSCRLRWLNYLRPNLKHGGFSEEEDNIICSLYISIGSSRWSIIAAQLPGRTDNDIKNYWNTRLKKKLLGKHRKEQQQQARNRSINNVIVKQENNNNNNNNIRVSSSEFSLSNLVHENITQQPYLPHVMQPLLSTPPLPPPSILSSYTNQGFNDQDSIRKLLIKLGGRFSSDYDHPTTTTTFDDGLNLQFSNAITSSNEQVYDQEHVGSSTCVNSNVQFTQNSQYLETVQEQGKFIPEIDHHDMVSTNYPQRFDGLEFFYGEEMNIQHKIEGSSSINWGEATTSSYHHHLDSKYQG, from the exons atgGGTAGAGCTCCTTGTTGTGACAAAGCAAACGTGAAGAAAGGTCCTTGGTCTCCAGAAGAAGATTCTAAGCTTAAATCTTACATAGAACAACATGGTACTGGTGGTAATTGGATTGCTCTCCCACAAAAAATTG gTTTGAAGCGTTGTGGAAAGAGTTGTCGTCTAAGGTGGCTAAATTATCTTCGCCCTAATCTCAAGCATGGTGGTTTCTCCGAGGAAGAAGATAACATTATTTGTAGCCTTTACATTAGTATTGGAAGCAG CAGGTGGTCGATAATTGCAGCTCAATTGCCAGGAAGAACAGATAATGACATAAAGAACTATTGGAACACAAGGCTTAAAAAGAAGCTTTTGGGTAAGCATCGTAAAGAGCAACAACAACAAGCACGTAATAGAAGTATTAACAATGTAATTGTTAAgcaagaaaataataacaataataataataatattagagtGAGTAGTAGTGAATTTTCTTTATCTAATTTGGTTCATGAAAATATTACTCAACAACCATATTTGCCTCATGTAATGCAACCATTGCTATCCACACCCCCACTACCACCACCTTCAATATTGTCATCATACACAAACCAAGGCTTCAATGACCAAGATTCTATTAGAAAACTACTTATCAAACTTGGAGGAAGATTTTCAAGTGATTATGATCAtcctactactactactactttTGATGATGGATTGAATCTTCAATTCTCAAATGCTATTACTTCCTcaaatgaacaagtttatgaTCAAGAACATGTTGGATCTTCTACTTGTGTTAATTCCAATGTACAATTTACACAAAATAGTCAATACTTGGAGACGGTGCAAGAACAAGGCAAATTCATCCCAGAAATTGATCATCATGATATGGTTTCTACTAATTATCCACAAAGATTTGATGGGTTGGAATTCTTTTATGGTGAAGAAATGAATATTCAACATAAGATAGAAGGTTCTAGTAGTATTAATTGGGGTGAGGCTACTACTTCAagttatcatcatcatcttgaTTCCAAATACCAAGGTTAA
- the LOC101491244 gene encoding uncharacterized protein isoform X2 encodes MGRAPCCDKANVKKGPWSPEEDSKLKSYIEQHGTGGNWIALPQKIGLKRCGKSCRLRWLNYLRPNLKHGGFSEEEDNIICSLYISIGSRWSIIAAQLPGRTDNDIKNYWNTRLKKKLLGKHRKEQQQQARNRSINNVIVKQENNNNNNNNIRVSSSEFSLSNLVHENITQQPYLPHVMQPLLSTPPLPPPSILSSYTNQGFNDQDSIRKLLIKLGGRFSSDYDHPTTTTTFDDGLNLQFSNAITSSNEQVYDQEHVGSSTCVNSNVQFTQNSQYLETVQEQGKFIPEIDHHDMVSTNYPQRFDGLEFFYGEEMNIQHKIEGSSSINWGEATTSSYHHHLDSKYQG; translated from the exons atgGGTAGAGCTCCTTGTTGTGACAAAGCAAACGTGAAGAAAGGTCCTTGGTCTCCAGAAGAAGATTCTAAGCTTAAATCTTACATAGAACAACATGGTACTGGTGGTAATTGGATTGCTCTCCCACAAAAAATTG gTTTGAAGCGTTGTGGAAAGAGTTGTCGTCTAAGGTGGCTAAATTATCTTCGCCCTAATCTCAAGCATGGTGGTTTCTCCGAGGAAGAAGATAACATTATTTGTAGCCTTTACATTAGTATTGGAAGCAG GTGGTCGATAATTGCAGCTCAATTGCCAGGAAGAACAGATAATGACATAAAGAACTATTGGAACACAAGGCTTAAAAAGAAGCTTTTGGGTAAGCATCGTAAAGAGCAACAACAACAAGCACGTAATAGAAGTATTAACAATGTAATTGTTAAgcaagaaaataataacaataataataataatattagagtGAGTAGTAGTGAATTTTCTTTATCTAATTTGGTTCATGAAAATATTACTCAACAACCATATTTGCCTCATGTAATGCAACCATTGCTATCCACACCCCCACTACCACCACCTTCAATATTGTCATCATACACAAACCAAGGCTTCAATGACCAAGATTCTATTAGAAAACTACTTATCAAACTTGGAGGAAGATTTTCAAGTGATTATGATCAtcctactactactactactttTGATGATGGATTGAATCTTCAATTCTCAAATGCTATTACTTCCTcaaatgaacaagtttatgaTCAAGAACATGTTGGATCTTCTACTTGTGTTAATTCCAATGTACAATTTACACAAAATAGTCAATACTTGGAGACGGTGCAAGAACAAGGCAAATTCATCCCAGAAATTGATCATCATGATATGGTTTCTACTAATTATCCACAAAGATTTGATGGGTTGGAATTCTTTTATGGTGAAGAAATGAATATTCAACATAAGATAGAAGGTTCTAGTAGTATTAATTGGGGTGAGGCTACTACTTCAagttatcatcatcatcttgaTTCCAAATACCAAGGTTAA